The Bombus fervidus isolate BK054 chromosome 6, iyBomFerv1, whole genome shotgun sequence genome contains a region encoding:
- the LOC139988036 gene encoding adenylate kinase isoenzyme 1, which yields MKVAEKYGFDDIISSDVIRSEVSKRTEKAFALARLLSEGQLVPPAILVELIAAKMLQRVQDTKGFIVSGFPREKCQAKLFDKEVRRPNLVLMLNVRNSVMSDRLMAKSVKATERLSINFEYIKKQIEDFHERNKLIVKYYKNLVVVIDAEPDTMTVFEKACESIDNILVEFPGFEANRAATSNAARSRVVSK from the coding sequence ATGAAAGTGGCAGAGAAGTACGGTTTCGATGACATAATATCCTCAGATGTGATTCGAAGCGAAGTGTCAAAGCGAACGGAAAAGGCGTTCGCGCTGGCGCGTTTATTGTCAGAAGGTCAATTGGTGCCACCGGCTATATTAGTGGAATTGATCGCTGCTAAGATGCTCCAACGCGTGCAAGACACGAAAGGGTTCATTGTGAGCGGATTTCCCCGGGAGAAGTGTCAGGCAAAATTATTCGACAAAGAAGTGCGTCGCCCCAATCTCGTTCTAATGTTGAACGTTCGAAATTCCGTGATGAGCGACCGGTTAATGGCGAAAAGCGTGAAAGCCACCGAGAGATTGTCCATTAATTTCGAGTATATTAAAAAGCAGATCGAGGACTTTCATGAACGAAACAAATTGAtagtgaaatattataaaaatttggtGGTGGTGATCGACGCTGAGCCTGACACGATGACCGTGTTTGAGAAAGCTTGCGAGTCTATAGATAACATTTTAGTGGAATTTCCAGGCTTTGAAGCGAATCGTGCAGCCACGTCGAATGCTGCTAGAAGTAGAGTAGTCTCGAAATAA